A window of the Dioscorea cayenensis subsp. rotundata cultivar TDr96_F1 chromosome 14, TDr96_F1_v2_PseudoChromosome.rev07_lg8_w22 25.fasta, whole genome shotgun sequence genome harbors these coding sequences:
- the LOC120276028 gene encoding ethylene-responsive transcription factor LEP-like — MDIPDLQCINIPRHRSRRSRGSTGYLGVRRRPSGRYANEITNPHTRKKHWLGTFDTAEEAALAYDMASFTFSGINRAETNFYYEFPTMPSPPPPLPPPPPPELSTPLPPPLPPPVPPPSEEEKEYYSEYDFEINNHDDDWIDDYHHLT, encoded by the coding sequence ATGGACATACCTGACTTACAATGCATCAACATACCCCGACACCGAAGCAGACGATCTAGAGGATCAACGGGGTACTTAGGAGTACGAAGGAGACCTTCGGGACGTTATGCAAATGAGATTACAAACCCTCATACTAGAAAGAAACATTGGTTAGGTACATTTGATACAGCAGAGGAAGCAGCATTGGCTTATGACATGGCATCATTTACCTTTAGTGGTATCAATAGAGCTGAAACTAATTTTTACTATGAGTTTCCTACTATGCCTTCTCCACCTCCTCCACTACCACCTCCGCCACCTCCTGAACTATCAACTCCGCTACCTCCTCCACTACCACCTCCAGTACCTCCTCCTTCAGAGGAGGAGAAGGAATATTATTCTGAGTATGACTTTGAGATTAATAATCATGATGATGATTGGATCGATGATTACCACCATCTTACGTGA